From the genome of Tolypothrix sp. NIES-4075:
GTCATTCATCAATTTAATTACAAGCAACATATATAAAAACACTACAATAATTTCCAGGTAAGTTTTGTGACTTTACAAGAATTTTTTTTACTGTTGATGTCTGTTCTTGCCAGTGTAACAGGACAGTTTTTTTTAAAATTAGGCGCACTGAAGTTAGACAGAGTTAATTTAGGTAATGCTGTTAATTTAGTTTTCGGCATTATTACAACACCGGAACTTTTAACCGGACTAGCTTTCTACGGTCTAGGTGCTGTTGCTTACATCCTTTTGTTAACTAGAGTCAGCTTAAGTGTTGCCGGTCCTTCTGCATCGTTGGTTTATGTTTTTTCAGTCTTGCTGGGTTACTTCATCTTTAAAGAATCAATTCCCTCGATCCGTTTAATAGGCTTAAGCTTAATTGTAGGTGGAGTTAT
Proteins encoded in this window:
- a CDS encoding EamA family transporter, translating into MTLQEFFLLLMSVLASVTGQFFLKLGALKLDRVNLGNAVNLVFGIITTPELLTGLAFYGLGAVAYILLLTRVSLSVAGPSASLVYVFSVLLGYFIFKESIPSIRLIGLSLIVGGVILVVWQK